In Mangrovivirga cuniculi, the following proteins share a genomic window:
- a CDS encoding alanine dehydrogenase, protein MTKQLKTGLEALSREHGLMTQEKPEPTKKEHKSLFIGIPKETAYQENRVSLTPEAVGLLVNNGHEILIEAGAGERSNFGDNEYSEAGARICYDPKQIFKADIILKVEPLTNEEMEWLEPGKTLFSAMQVGNQTPEYLKALINKKITAIGFEYIEDKVGGMPVVRAMSEIAGSTVMLIAAEYLSSVNRGMGIILGGITGVPPTKVVIIGAGTVGEYAARTAIGLGAEIEVYDNQIYKLRRIKHALGQQVFTSAIDTVRLGRSLETADVVIGAVRAEKGRNKIVVTDDMVSRMKQDSVIVDVSIDQGGCFETSRITTHDDPIYRKHGVLHYCVPNIASRVARTATEAFSNIFTPILLRMGDLGGVDDMIFTNPWFMKGVYAYRGSLTNKHLAQRFNLRYRDLELLITARF, encoded by the coding sequence ATGACGAAACAGCTTAAAACGGGACTCGAAGCACTTTCGAGGGAGCACGGTCTGATGACTCAGGAAAAACCGGAACCAACCAAAAAGGAACATAAGTCTTTATTTATTGGTATTCCAAAAGAAACAGCCTACCAGGAAAATCGGGTTTCTCTTACTCCTGAAGCTGTTGGGTTATTGGTTAATAACGGTCATGAAATATTGATTGAAGCCGGAGCAGGAGAAAGATCTAATTTTGGGGATAATGAGTACAGTGAAGCTGGAGCAAGGATTTGTTATGATCCAAAACAGATATTTAAAGCTGATATTATTTTGAAAGTCGAGCCATTGACGAATGAGGAAATGGAATGGCTCGAGCCGGGTAAAACTTTGTTTTCTGCTATGCAAGTGGGTAATCAGACTCCTGAATATCTCAAGGCATTAATAAATAAAAAGATCACCGCCATAGGATTTGAATACATTGAGGACAAAGTAGGCGGTATGCCAGTGGTGAGAGCCATGTCAGAAATTGCAGGTAGCACAGTCATGCTTATTGCTGCAGAATATTTGAGTAGTGTAAATCGGGGAATGGGGATAATTTTAGGTGGGATTACCGGTGTACCTCCGACTAAAGTTGTTATCATCGGAGCGGGGACTGTGGGTGAATATGCCGCGAGAACTGCTATCGGCCTTGGAGCTGAAATTGAAGTCTATGATAACCAAATTTATAAATTAAGAAGAATCAAACATGCACTGGGTCAGCAAGTGTTTACGTCCGCTATTGATACTGTCAGACTTGGGCGTTCATTAGAAACAGCAGACGTAGTCATTGGTGCAGTCAGAGCTGAGAAGGGCAGAAATAAAATAGTTGTGACTGATGACATGGTAAGCAGGATGAAACAGGATTCTGTAATTGTTGATGTCAGCATCGATCAGGGAGGTTGTTTTGAAACAAGCAGAATCACCACTCATGATGACCCGATTTACAGGAAACATGGTGTTTTACATTATTGCGTGCCCAATATAGCATCGAGAGTTGCCAGAACCGCAACTGAAGCATTTTCAAATATTTTTACGCCTATTTTACTCAGAATGGGCGATTTAGGTGGGGTAGATGATATGATCTTTACTAATCCCTGGTTTATGAAAGGTGTTTATGCATACCGAGGTAGTTTGACAAATAAGCATCTGGCTCAACGATTTAATTTAAGATACAGAGATCTTGAGTTGCTTATTACAGCAAGATTTTAA
- the fahA gene encoding fumarylacetoacetase — protein MSKANDPKLKSWVSVSKDSDFPIQNLPFGIFETSYLNIRVGVAIGEYIIDLDYLLVNDFFKDIELPNDVFTSTYLNDFIALGKSTTNAVRERLSEILQEDNEVLRDSEEMRERALIPMEDATMHMPVKVGDYTDFYSSIEHATNVGTMFRDPDNALLPNWRHLPVGYHGRASTIIPSGIPVQRPLGQTKAPDADKPSFGPSKRMDFELEMAFITGKPTKMGDSVDVNEATDHIFGMVVFNDWSARDIQVWEYQPLGPFLAKSFASSISPWVVTIEALEPFRVAQPQQEPEVLPYLKFEGNHNFDINLEVDITPEDGKPKTVCHSNFKHMYWSVNQQLAHQTVNGCSINVGDMYASGTISGPTEDSYGSMLELAWKGTRPVKLDDGSERVFLLDGDTVTMRGWSEKDGVRIGFGEVTSKILPAREDQ, from the coding sequence ATGAGCAAAGCAAACGATCCTAAACTCAAATCATGGGTTTCAGTTTCTAAAGACTCAGACTTTCCGATTCAAAATCTTCCTTTCGGAATTTTTGAAACTTCTTACCTTAATATAAGAGTAGGTGTTGCAATTGGTGAATATATCATAGATCTGGATTACCTTTTGGTAAATGACTTCTTTAAGGATATCGAGCTTCCAAACGATGTTTTCACTAGTACCTATCTTAACGATTTTATAGCACTTGGCAAATCTACAACCAATGCTGTGAGAGAAAGACTTTCAGAAATCTTGCAAGAAGACAACGAAGTTTTGAGAGACAGCGAAGAAATGCGAGAAAGAGCATTGATCCCAATGGAAGATGCAACCATGCATATGCCTGTTAAAGTAGGAGATTATACTGATTTCTACAGTAGTATTGAACACGCTACTAATGTCGGAACAATGTTCAGAGATCCTGACAACGCTTTATTACCTAACTGGCGTCACTTACCTGTAGGATACCATGGTAGAGCTTCTACGATCATTCCATCAGGAATACCTGTTCAAAGGCCTCTTGGTCAGACAAAAGCCCCTGATGCTGACAAACCCTCTTTTGGCCCTAGCAAAAGAATGGATTTTGAGCTAGAGATGGCTTTCATCACAGGAAAACCAACTAAAATGGGGGATTCTGTTGATGTCAATGAAGCAACTGATCACATTTTTGGAATGGTCGTTTTTAATGACTGGTCTGCCAGAGATATTCAGGTATGGGAATATCAGCCATTGGGACCATTCCTTGCTAAAAGTTTTGCTTCTTCCATTAGCCCATGGGTAGTTACGATAGAAGCACTAGAACCATTTAGAGTAGCTCAACCGCAGCAAGAACCGGAAGTACTTCCATATTTGAAATTTGAAGGTAATCATAACTTTGACATCAACCTTGAAGTTGACATCACTCCTGAAGATGGAAAACCTAAAACTGTTTGTCATTCTAATTTCAAGCACATGTATTGGAGTGTTAATCAGCAGTTAGCTCATCAGACTGTTAATGGATGTAGCATCAATGTGGGTGACATGTATGCATCAGGTACGATTTCAGGCCCAACTGAGGACTCGTATGGTTCAATGCTCGAATTAGCATGGAAAGGAACACGCCCCGTAAAACTTGATGACGGATCAGAAAGAGTATTTTTACTGGATGGTGACACCGTCACTATGAGAGGATGGTCTGAAAAAGATGGTGTGAGAATTGGTTTTGGAGAAGTAACTTCAAAGATTCTACCCGCAAGAGAAGATCAATAA
- a CDS encoding HAD family hydrolase yields the protein MYDIKAVLFDMDGVMVDSNPYHRKAWPIYGEKIGLEINDKLMEKHVYGHTNHDALENLFGKKLDKSLTTKLGEEKEAIYRDLIRPELEPVDGLIDFIKFLKEKDIKMAVASSAPRSNIDFILDSFNIKSAFKVIVDGNMVKSGKPNPEIFLKAAEMLGFPSAECLVIEDSLAGVEAGRRAGMPTAGITTTHSEEELAPVAFADKNFNDFKELFLELSNK from the coding sequence ATGTACGACATTAAGGCGGTATTATTTGATATGGATGGAGTCATGGTTGACTCCAATCCTTACCATAGAAAGGCATGGCCAATCTATGGTGAAAAAATCGGTCTGGAGATCAATGACAAGCTTATGGAAAAGCATGTTTATGGTCATACCAATCACGATGCTCTTGAAAATCTTTTTGGAAAAAAGCTTGATAAATCGCTAACTACTAAACTAGGCGAGGAAAAAGAAGCTATTTACCGTGACTTAATCAGACCGGAATTAGAGCCAGTTGACGGTCTAATCGACTTCATAAAGTTTCTGAAAGAAAAAGATATAAAAATGGCCGTTGCTAGTTCGGCTCCACGAAGCAACATTGACTTCATCCTGGACAGCTTTAATATCAAATCGGCGTTCAAAGTTATTGTAGATGGGAATATGGTTAAAAGTGGCAAACCTAACCCCGAAATTTTCCTGAAAGCAGCAGAAATGCTTGGTTTTCCTTCAGCTGAATGCCTGGTAATTGAAGATTCTCTTGCCGGAGTTGAAGCAGGGAGAAGAGCAGGCATGCCGACAGCCGGAATCACAACTACTCATTCTGAAGAAGAGTTAGCACCGGTGGCTTTTGCAGATAAAAATTTTAACGATTTTAAAGAACTGTTCTTAGAGTTATCAAATAAATAG
- the porX gene encoding T9SS response regulator signal transducer PorX, producing MQKYNILWADDEIDLLKPHVLFLESKGYDVTGVNSGFDALDEVGKSIFDIVFLDENMPGMSGLETLQKIKIKHPSLPVIMITKSEEEHIMEEAIGSKIADYLIKPLNPNQILLSVKKILDNKRLVTEKTNMGYQQDFRNISMAFGDNLDFKEWAEIYKKLIYWEMQIDETENKSMAEVLESQKTDANHNFASFIADNYEDWLNNPSVERPVLSHQLMDYFVFPELKDDSPLFFFIIDNLRYDQWKTIEPMVNDNFSIVSEDTYYSILPTTTQYARNSIFSGLLPLEMSKRHPDLWVGEDEPEGKNNNEDKFLAEHLKRKRIDAKFSYHKIKNIHEGKSLIKELPNLMNNQLNVLVYNFVDLLSHSRTESHMIKELAPDESAYRSLTQSWFSHSPLLEALERIAAAGGRVILSTDHGTIRVKRPFKIIGDRNTNTNLRYKTGKNLNYEQKNVFSVKHPEKIYLPKVNVTSTFAFAIEDNFFAYPNKFNYYVNYYDDTFQHGGVSLEEMIIPIIKLKPKNT from the coding sequence ATGCAAAAGTATAATATTTTATGGGCGGATGATGAAATTGACCTATTAAAGCCGCATGTCTTATTTTTAGAGAGCAAAGGTTACGACGTCACCGGAGTTAATAGTGGGTTTGATGCATTGGATGAAGTAGGTAAAAGTATTTTTGATATCGTCTTTCTCGATGAGAACATGCCCGGAATGAGTGGGCTGGAAACACTACAGAAAATTAAAATAAAACATCCTTCTCTTCCGGTTATAATGATCACAAAGTCTGAGGAAGAACATATAATGGAAGAGGCTATAGGTTCGAAAATCGCCGATTATCTGATCAAACCTCTCAATCCTAATCAGATATTACTCTCGGTAAAAAAGATCCTCGACAATAAAAGACTGGTGACTGAAAAGACCAATATGGGGTACCAACAGGATTTCAGAAATATCAGTATGGCTTTTGGTGATAACCTGGATTTTAAAGAATGGGCAGAGATTTATAAAAAGCTGATTTACTGGGAGATGCAGATTGACGAAACTGAAAATAAAAGCATGGCTGAAGTGCTTGAATCTCAGAAGACCGATGCAAATCATAATTTCGCCTCGTTTATTGCAGATAATTATGAAGACTGGCTCAATAACCCTTCTGTAGAACGTCCGGTCCTTAGTCATCAGCTGATGGATTATTTTGTTTTTCCTGAATTGAAAGATGATAGCCCTTTGTTTTTCTTTATTATTGACAATCTAAGGTATGACCAGTGGAAAACCATTGAGCCTATGGTCAATGATAATTTTTCAATTGTATCGGAGGATACCTATTACAGTATTTTACCAACTACAACTCAATATGCCAGAAATTCTATTTTTAGTGGATTATTACCACTTGAAATGTCAAAAAGGCATCCTGATCTATGGGTAGGTGAAGATGAACCAGAGGGAAAGAATAATAATGAGGATAAGTTCCTGGCAGAACATCTTAAACGAAAAAGGATCGATGCTAAGTTTTCATATCATAAAATTAAAAATATTCATGAGGGAAAAAGCCTGATTAAAGAGCTTCCAAATCTAATGAATAACCAGTTGAATGTACTGGTGTATAATTTCGTCGATCTTTTATCCCACTCCAGAACTGAGTCGCATATGATAAAGGAACTGGCACCGGATGAATCGGCATATAGATCGCTTACGCAATCCTGGTTTTCACATTCACCTTTATTAGAAGCGCTTGAAAGAATTGCTGCTGCAGGAGGGAGGGTCATTTTAAGTACTGATCATGGTACAATCAGGGTGAAAAGACCATTTAAAATCATTGGAGACAGAAATACTAATACAAATCTTAGGTATAAAACAGGTAAAAATCTGAATTACGAGCAAAAGAATGTTTTCAGTGTAAAGCATCCGGAAAAGATTTATTTGCCAAAAGTAAATGTTACCTCTACATTTGCGTTCGCGATTGAGGATAACTTTTTTGCTTATCCTAATAAATTTAATTATTACGTAAATTATTACGATGATACCTTTCAGCATGGAGGAGTATCTTTGGAAGAAATGATAATTCCGATTATTAAGTTAAAACCTAAGAATACCTGA
- a CDS encoding flavin reductase family protein, with translation MAQEEYLTIKPGDIPVPKFHHYLLGSVAPRPIAFASTIDKNGKINLSPFSFFNVFGANPPIMIFSPARRGRDNTTKHTFENVKEVKEVVINIVNYDIVEQMSLSSTEYDKGINEFVKSGLTPVESDLVKPPRVGESPVAFECRVNEIVETGSEGGAGNLIICEVLKMHIKRDVLDETETIDPFKIDLVARMGGNWYCRANGDALFEIAKPLAKKGIGVDSLPDHVKNSTILTGNDLGKLGNVEKLPQQEVVDEFGKVDTEIISLREQHADQPEEYRKFLHLLAQKYLGANEVEEAWKTLLQK, from the coding sequence ATGGCCCAGGAAGAATATCTGACAATTAAACCAGGCGATATACCGGTACCCAAATTCCACCATTATTTATTAGGATCAGTGGCTCCCAGGCCGATTGCCTTCGCTTCGACTATTGATAAAAACGGAAAGATTAATTTAAGCCCTTTTAGCTTTTTCAATGTCTTTGGTGCTAATCCTCCGATCATGATATTTTCTCCTGCCCGCAGAGGACGGGACAATACTACTAAGCACACCTTTGAAAATGTTAAAGAGGTAAAAGAAGTAGTTATAAATATCGTGAATTACGATATAGTCGAACAGATGTCTCTATCGAGTACAGAATATGATAAAGGCATAAATGAATTTGTAAAATCCGGATTAACACCAGTTGAATCAGATTTAGTAAAACCTCCTCGTGTTGGTGAATCACCAGTCGCTTTTGAGTGCAGGGTTAATGAAATCGTAGAGACCGGATCAGAGGGGGGTGCAGGTAATTTAATTATATGCGAAGTGCTCAAAATGCACATCAAAAGAGATGTTCTTGATGAAACTGAAACAATCGATCCATTCAAAATAGACCTTGTAGCCAGAATGGGCGGCAATTGGTATTGTCGAGCAAATGGAGATGCATTGTTTGAAATTGCAAAACCTCTGGCAAAAAAAGGAATCGGAGTGGACAGTCTTCCGGATCATGTAAAAAACTCTACCATCCTCACCGGAAATGACTTAGGGAAACTTGGCAATGTTGAAAAATTACCCCAACAGGAGGTTGTAGACGAGTTTGGGAAAGTGGATACTGAAATTATTTCATTAAGGGAACAGCACGCTGATCAGCCTGAGGAATATAGAAAATTTCTTCATTTATTAGCTCAAAAATACCTTGGTGCAAATGAAGTAGAAGAAGCCTGGAAAACATTATTACAGAAATAA
- a CDS encoding HD domain-containing protein, translating into MKNKTKIFNDPVYGFISVPYGLPLNTVDHPYFQRLRRIKQLGLAELVYPGALHTRFHHALGAYHLMGLALLQLRNKGHDISDKEFEACQMAILLHDIGHGPFSHALEYSLMPGIRHEEMSIQIMKRLNEEFEGTLDLTLKIFTNQYERHFFHELVSSQLDIDRLDYLMRDSFFTGVSEGTVGSSRIIKMLEIENDRLVVEEKGIYSIENFLNSRRLMYWQVYLHKTAVAAEKMLIQTIKRAKFLARTGVEVHCSPFLKPFLENNYTIDQIKNNPEILNNYCELDDADIWNAVKSWSRHEDKVLSSLCRMIIDRKLFKIQLSPDPVQEGQIKEITDKIQKHFDIAQHEAEYLIDNGSMTNSAYMPTNQPIYIQTKNGEIKDVAQASDLPNIKAMSKIVKKYYLCWPKSLSL; encoded by the coding sequence TTGAAGAATAAAACCAAAATATTCAATGACCCTGTTTACGGATTTATTTCCGTTCCCTACGGTTTACCCCTGAATACAGTCGACCACCCATATTTTCAACGGCTAAGAAGAATAAAACAACTAGGACTTGCTGAATTGGTTTATCCGGGAGCTCTACATACCCGGTTTCATCATGCACTTGGTGCTTACCATCTAATGGGACTTGCCCTGCTACAGCTCAGGAATAAAGGTCATGATATTTCTGATAAAGAATTTGAAGCCTGTCAAATGGCTATTTTACTACATGATATTGGTCACGGTCCATTCAGTCATGCTCTGGAATACTCATTGATGCCTGGAATAAGACATGAAGAAATGTCAATTCAAATAATGAAGAGGCTGAACGAGGAATTCGAAGGAACTCTTGACCTTACTCTCAAGATTTTCACTAATCAATATGAACGACACTTTTTTCATGAATTAGTAAGCAGTCAGCTTGATATCGATCGGTTGGACTACTTGATGAGGGATAGCTTTTTCACCGGAGTGAGTGAAGGAACGGTAGGTTCATCAAGAATCATAAAAATGCTGGAAATAGAAAACGACAGATTAGTCGTGGAAGAAAAAGGTATCTATTCAATCGAGAATTTCCTGAATAGTCGGAGATTAATGTACTGGCAGGTTTATTTGCATAAAACCGCTGTTGCAGCCGAAAAAATGCTCATTCAAACCATTAAAAGAGCAAAATTTCTTGCCAGAACTGGAGTCGAAGTGCATTGCTCCCCTTTTCTAAAGCCTTTTTTAGAAAACAATTACACTATAGACCAAATTAAAAACAACCCTGAAATACTCAATAATTACTGCGAACTGGATGATGCTGATATTTGGAACGCAGTTAAATCATGGTCCAGGCATGAAGATAAAGTTCTTTCATCGTTGTGCAGGATGATTATCGACAGGAAACTGTTTAAAATTCAATTAAGTCCTGATCCAGTACAGGAAGGTCAGATAAAAGAAATTACAGATAAGATTCAAAAACATTTTGATATTGCTCAGCATGAAGCTGAATACCTGATAGACAATGGCAGTATGACCAACTCAGCCTATATGCCGACAAATCAACCAATTTATATCCAGACAAAAAATGGAGAGATAAAAGATGTCGCTCAGGCGTCAGATTTGCCAAATATTAAGGCTATGTCCAAAATCGTGAAAAAATATTACCTATGCTGGCCCAAATCTTTATCTTTGTAA
- the lpxD gene encoding UDP-3-O-(3-hydroxymyristoyl)glucosamine N-acyltransferase produces MEFTINQVAELLEGRVEGNGEEKVYTIKGIEEGTKGSISFLSNPKYEPFIYETDSSAVIVKDDFKPKKEVNTTLIFVDDPYTRFTTLLEQIQKMIRPVKSGVESPSFICDSSQVGENIYRGAFSYIGERCKIGNNVKIYPNSYIGDDCVVGDNTVIYSGVKIYGRCQIGSQCTIHSGAVIGSDGFGFAPQEDGTYKTIPQLGNVIIEDNVDIGANTVLDRATFDSTIVKSGVKLDNLIQIAHNVVVGKNTVIASQAGISGSTKVGENCVIAGQAGIIGHLKIADKTTIAAQSGITKSIKEKGTTMLGSPAIDIRNFRQSFIYFKKLPELAERITKLEKKD; encoded by the coding sequence ATGGAATTCACTATAAATCAGGTCGCAGAATTACTAGAGGGCAGAGTTGAGGGGAATGGTGAAGAAAAAGTCTATACAATAAAGGGTATTGAAGAAGGAACAAAAGGAAGTATTTCTTTTCTCTCCAACCCGAAATATGAACCCTTTATTTATGAAACAGATTCGTCAGCAGTAATCGTAAAAGACGATTTCAAACCAAAAAAAGAAGTTAATACAACGCTAATATTCGTTGATGATCCGTATACGCGGTTCACAACTTTATTAGAACAGATACAAAAAATGATCCGTCCGGTAAAATCCGGTGTAGAATCTCCCTCATTTATTTGCGATTCTTCACAAGTAGGTGAAAATATCTACAGGGGTGCTTTCAGTTATATAGGTGAACGATGCAAGATTGGCAATAACGTCAAAATATATCCCAACAGTTATATAGGTGATGATTGTGTAGTGGGTGACAACACTGTGATTTATAGTGGCGTTAAGATTTATGGAAGGTGTCAAATTGGAAGTCAATGCACCATTCATTCAGGTGCGGTAATAGGTAGTGATGGTTTTGGATTTGCACCTCAGGAAGATGGAACTTATAAGACAATACCTCAATTGGGTAATGTTATTATAGAAGATAATGTTGATATTGGTGCCAATACGGTACTCGATCGGGCTACGTTTGATTCAACAATTGTTAAATCAGGCGTAAAGCTTGATAATTTGATACAGATAGCCCATAATGTTGTTGTCGGAAAAAACACTGTCATAGCCTCACAAGCTGGCATTAGCGGATCGACCAAAGTAGGCGAAAACTGTGTCATTGCAGGCCAGGCAGGAATAATTGGTCACCTTAAGATCGCTGATAAAACAACGATAGCTGCTCAGTCAGGTATTACAAAGTCAATAAAAGAAAAAGGTACTACCATGTTGGGTAGTCCGGCTATAGATATTCGTAATTTCAGGCAATCATTCATATATTTCAAGAAATTACCTGAATTAGCTGAGAGAATTACGAAACTTGAAAAAAAAGATTAA
- the tsaE gene encoding tRNA (adenosine(37)-N6)-threonylcarbamoyltransferase complex ATPase subunit type 1 TsaE has translation MTKDLSGLDFKLEDIKNVSANLLQAFGDYKIWLFDGDLGAGKTTLIKAICDELEVEDQVSSPTFALVNEYASNKEETIYHFDFYRIEHESEAFDIGLEEYLYSGYRCLIEWPEQVSSFWPEKYIHIKIIANLDDSRTIEIAKHDETA, from the coding sequence ATGACAAAAGATTTGTCCGGATTAGATTTTAAATTAGAAGATATAAAAAATGTTTCTGCTAATCTGCTGCAGGCATTCGGTGATTATAAAATATGGCTTTTTGATGGAGACCTGGGAGCAGGGAAAACCACATTAATAAAAGCAATATGCGATGAGCTGGAGGTTGAGGACCAGGTAAGCAGTCCGACTTTTGCCCTGGTGAATGAATATGCTTCAAATAAAGAGGAAACCATTTACCATTTTGACTTTTACCGGATCGAACATGAAAGTGAAGCATTTGACATTGGGTTGGAAGAATACTTATATTCAGGCTATAGATGTTTGATTGAATGGCCTGAGCAAGTATCATCTTTCTGGCCTGAAAAATATATACACATCAAAATTATTGCTAATTTAGATGATAGCAGAACTATAGAAATAGCTAAGCATGACGAAACAGCTTAA